A window of Polypterus senegalus isolate Bchr_013 chromosome 14, ASM1683550v1, whole genome shotgun sequence contains these coding sequences:
- the LOC120514861 gene encoding nmrA-like family domain-containing protein 1: MEIVTVFGADGPEGHSVALRLLQMGTFKVRPLVTDPNSYLAQKLQAMGTEIVTVDLDSPSSIQEALKGASRCYAGTITDFTARDPLQKEIQYGYRIANACKENNIKHVVFHGSHHVHRRFGLPARHLDAKACINDYMNELGLPKTEIITPYYYENLLTAIQPTGSNCYKIAIPMGETSMDSMSVKQVGSIVASLFQNSQTWIGKSCPVSAERLTIEEYACILTQFLYPKQFKDARISVKTFVDSSTIPGSQDLGNMFQFWKKGSQKMNIAMTATLCPEIKTFNQWVSENKESIISSLETKSTMW, translated from the exons ATGGAGATAGTAACCGTGTTTGGTGCCGATGGTCCTGAGGGGCACAGTGTTGCCTTGAGGCTTCTCCAGATGGGCACTTTCAAGGTGCGCCCTTTAGTGACAGACCCTAACAGCTACCTAGCACAAAAGCTACAAGCAATGGGCACTGAAATAGTAACCGTGGACTTGGACAGTCCCTCAAGCATCCAGGAGGCACTGAAAGGAGCTAGCAGATGCTATGCAGGAACCATTACTGACTTCACAGCGAGGGACCCCTTACAG AAAGAAATCCAGTATGGATATCGGATTGCAAATGCTTGTAAAGAGAACAATATAAAGCATGTGGTATTTCATGGAAGTCACCATGTGCACAGGAGGTTCGGACTACCAGCCAGACATTTGGATGCCAAAGCCTGCATTAATGACTATATGAACGAGCTGGGCTTACCCAAAACAGAGATCATCACACCATACTATTATGAAAACCTCCTCACAGCCATTCAGCCAACTGGCTCAAACTGCTATAAGATCG CAATTCCAATGGGAGAAACATCCATGGACAGTATGAGTGTCAAACAAGTTGGATCCATTGTGGCGTCCTTGTTTCAGAATTCCCAAACCTGGATTGGAAAGAGCTGTCCTGTCTCCGCAGAGAGACTGACAATTGAAGAATATGCCTGCATCTTAACACAGTTTCTCTATCCCAAACAATTCAAGGATGCCAGG ATTTCCGTAAAAACCTTTGTGGATTCTTCTACAATTCCCGGGAGTCAGGACCTTGGAAATATGTTTCAGTTCTGGAAAAAGGGATCTCAAAAAATGAATATAGCAATGACAGCAACCCTCTGCCCAGAGATAAAAACGTTTAATCAATGGGTCTCAGAAAACAAAGAATCAATCATTTCATCCTTGGAAACAAAGTCCACTATGTGGTAG